Below is a window of Desulfuromonas sp. TF DNA.
TCGGCCTCATCCTCAACCATCAGCAGGCGCGGTGCGAAGGGCATCTATTCCCCGGGACGGACGGCGTCTTCGATACAGGGTCCCTCGCCGGGGGCGACCGTCTCGGCTTCTCCGACGTGGGGCGGGGGGGCCGCCGCACCGAAAACCATGGTGCGGATCTCGGCGCCGTCGAGGTTTTCCCGCTCCAGCAGGGCCTCGGCCACAGTGATCAAGTGCTCACGGTTTTCGGAGAGTATTTTGCGGGTCCGCTCATAGTTGACGTGGATGATGCTCCTGATCTCGTTGTCGATTTCGACAGCGGTCGCCTCGCTGTAGTTCTTCATATGGCCCATGTCGCGACCAAGGAAAACTTCCCCTTCCTTCTCGCCAAAGGCGAGCGGCCCTATCTTCTCGCTCATCCCCCACTCGCAGACCATCTTGCGGGCGATGGCCGAGGCTCGCTCGATGTCGTTGCTGGCACCACTGGTGATGGTCGAAAAAGATAATTCCTCGGCGACCCGGCCGCCGAGCAGGGTGCAGATGCGGGTATGCAGACCCTCCCGCGTCTCGTTGTATTTTTCCTCTTCGGGCAGATACATGGTCACCCCCATGGCCCGGCCGCGGGGAATGATGGAGACCTTGTGCACCGGATCGGCGCCGGGGATGAACAGCGCCACCAGGACATGGCCCGCCTCATGATAGGCGGTGACCTTCTTTTCCTCTTCAGTGATGACCATGGAGCGCCGCTCGGCCCCCATCAGCACCTTGTCCTTGGCCATTTCCAGATCCGCCATGCTGACCTGGTTCTTATCGGCCCGGGCCGCAAGCAGGGCTGCCTCGTTGATCAGGTTGGCCAGGTCTGCGCCGGAGAAGCCGGGCGTTCCCTTGGCGACCACCTCCATGTTGACGTCCGGTGCGAGGGGAACCTTGCGGGCGTGCACGTTGAGGATCTTGGTGCGTCCCTTGACGTCGGGTCGGGGGACGACAACCTGCCGGTCGAAGCGTCCCGGCCGCAGCAGTGCCGGATCGAGAACGTCGGGCCGGTTGGTGGCGGCGATCAGGATCACGCCCTCGTTGGACTCGAAACCGT
It encodes the following:
- the ftsH gene encoding ATP-dependent zinc metalloprotease FtsH, with the protein product MNQFYKNLALWLVISLVMILLFNMMTQKEQESKPITYTAFLEAVEEGSVQEVTVQGSNINGQFKDETRFTTYAPDDPNLVSELRQKGVVIQAKPEEDRSFWFTMLVSWGPILLLIGVWIFFMRQMQSGGGKAMSFGKSKAKLLSETSAQVTFKDVAGIDEAKDELEEIVSYLKDPKKFSRLGGRIPKGVLLVGSPGTGKTLLARAIAGEAGVPFFSISGSDFVEMFVGVGASRVRDLFVQGKKNAPCIIFIDEIDAVGRHRGAGLGGGHDEREQTLNQLLVEMDGFESNEGVILIAATNRPDVLDPALLRPGRFDRQVVVPRPDVKGRTKILNVHARKVPLAPDVNMEVVAKGTPGFSGADLANLINEAALLAARADKNQVSMADLEMAKDKVLMGAERRSMVITEEEKKVTAYHEAGHVLVALFIPGADPVHKVSIIPRGRAMGVTMYLPEEEKYNETREGLHTRICTLLGGRVAEELSFSTITSGASNDIERASAIARKMVCEWGMSEKIGPLAFGEKEGEVFLGRDMGHMKNYSEATAVEIDNEIRSIIHVNYERTRKILSENREHLITVAEALLERENLDGAEIRTMVFGAAAPPPHVGEAETVAPGEGPCIEDAVRPGE